The Montipora foliosa isolate CH-2021 unplaced genomic scaffold, ASM3666993v2 scaffold_420, whole genome shotgun sequence genome includes the window GGGGAAATTCTAACGCAAGCAACCATAGATGAAGAAAGCCTGTCCGAGGCAACAAACTGTGATCCAATGCCTGCAAGTAGTAATGAGAGTGAAAAGCCAAGTTGTTCCTCTTCAAATACTGCTTTCCGAAAGAGTCCTCAAACAAGTAAAGGACCTTCTCAATCTTCTTGCGATAAAGAAAGGGAGACAATTATGTTGAACAACACTTTCCCTGACGTAGATGTGCACCAGCAAAACCTGTGTGGTATTAAACACACCTGTGAACTTGTATATAGTGTCAAATCCCCAACTGAAAAGGTTTCAAAATTCCAGCATTCTATGCTTAGTAGACCAGAAGCATATGATCCTGAAACGGGGATTTGGTGGCTTGTTTTTCAAGCAAATGAGGGTATGTTTTGCCTTCTTTGTAAAAAACATGACACTCGCAATgccaaaaacaaaacgaaatacTTTAACGAAATCCCAGCGATTCAAGCCTGAGACAATCAGAGTACATGCTGATTCTCCTCAACACAAACTAGCCATACAATTAGAGATGCTGCAACGAGGATCAGAGTTTCAGAAGCAATTAGATGACAAAGAAAAGAACAAGGGAAAAGAGTGCAAGAAAATTTTCGAAGTTGTTTATTGGCTAGCTAAAGAAGAGTTGCCAAACAGAAAGTTGTCCTCGGTTCTTGAGATGATAAAGAAGATTGCTGGAGTTGATCTGAAACGTCAGTTCCCCTACTCGTCAAAGGGAATTGAAAGAGAGCTGTTTTTAACTCTTGCAcaggttttcaaagaaaagattAAAGAAAAGATTGGTAATGGCCTTTATGGCATCCTCACTGATGAGGTCACCGACATCTCTTTGACGCAGCAGCTTGTAACTTTTATCCAGTATTATGACAGTCAAAGCTGTACCACCACCACCAGTTTCCTTGCAATATCAAACACACTGAAAGGCAACAACTTGGCAGATGCGCCACAGATCAAAAAAGTACTCCTCGAACAGTTGCAATCCGTTGGGTTAGAGGTACAAACCATGCGCAGCTTTGTCTCTGACGGTGCGTCTGTTATGACTGGGGCCAGAAACGGGGTGGCAAAGCTTCTAAAAGATGAGAACCCATTGATCCTGTCTTTCCACTGCTTAGCACACAAACTTGCTCTTGCTTGTGCTAGCTCTGCAGATACCCTTGACTACATTGCCCACTGTGAACTACAGTTGAACCAGTCGTGGAAACTATTCGACAATTCTGCAAAGCGCACTGCAACGTATCTTAAAGTGCAAGAGAGCACAAAGAATCTTACACTAAATTCGGCGGGGAGGAAGCAGGTAGCAAAAAAGCTGAAGAAGGCTTGTCGTACACGCTGGTTGTCGTTAGATAAATCGGTAGAGGCGGTATTTACGGATTTTTGTGCAATAATCGAAACGCTGGAGCAGCTTAAAACTGAACCAACGGGATCAGCAGCGGATGGTCTcctgaaaagaatgaaaaaggtGAAATTCATCGGCATTATTTACATCCTCCACGATGTCTTGCCAGTATTATCACAATTAAGCAAGCGTTTTCAACGAGGAAACGTAAACTTCTCACACCTGCTTCCTGCAATCAAGGCCGCACATGCAAAACTAAACAGGCTTAAAGAGGACAAGGAATGTTTGAAAAAACTGCAGAACGACCTCGCTCAGAATGGAGGGCTTAACCTTTGTGGTTTAACGCTTTCAGACAACAAGATGCAAGAGCTGTGTTCTCTCATGAACCGCTACATTGTGGCCCTGCAAGACAACATCAACAATCGCTTTGAACCCACTTTACCCCAAGTTAGCGCCTTTTCCATCTTCGATATCGCTGATCTTCCAAATGAAAGTGACCCAGGATTTGAAGACTATGGCCAGGCAGAGATAAAAATCATCACTAACCACTTCTATGGAacaaaagaagaagaggaaaagaaaatgaagtcTGCAAAATTACTCGCACAATGGGAGAATTTCAAGTTTGAAATGTTTGCTTGGAAGAAACAAGTGCCGCAAACTCTGTTGCAGCCAAATGACAGAAGCCCTGAAGATACCAACATTCTCACCACAACAGACTGGACCTTACAAAGGTTGCTTGCGCGGCGCAAGACCTACCAGGATACCTAGTCAGAACTTCTTATGGTGGCGGAAGCTGCATGGACGATGCCCCTTAGCAATTGTTGGCCTGAAAGAGGTGGAAGTGCTATTAAACGCATCAAAACAAGAATGAGAAGTCGACTCACTGATGACATGCTAAATGCACTTATGCATGTGAGCATCAATGGCCTATCGTTTGGGACAGAGGAGTGTACTGACATAGTCCAAAGGGCGGCAGAAATCTGGTTGTCCGCAAAGAACAGACGTAAGCCTCGTTCACCAAAGGAAAGCAAGGTACTCATTATTTTGACACAACCTTGTAACATAACGGTACATTTTTTCCTGAATAGTGATGCAGTGTATTGTATGGTCATATGCTCACAACAATACGGTTTAAATTTTGCAGGTGCCTGAAGTTGAGTCGGTCAGTGAAACACGTGCTTCAGAAAGAGAGAGGCTGAGTGGCAATGAAAGTCAAGAGGCTGTAGATGAAATTGAAGACCACGAGGTTGATGCTGATGCTCGCACTGAAGAGGTCAGTTACACGACTACAGCTATTCACGTAAAGAGTCATTACCTAATTGCTTTTTTGCGAGCTTCAAAAGTGTTTTAACTGAACCAAGCTGCTGCTAAAACTTAAAAGATCTGAGTGCTTACTCGGTTGCTATTCATTTCTTTCTCTCACAGGAGGGAGAAATAGCCACAGCTGCTCTTGGGCTTTGCGAGGTGGACTGTGACACAGACAGTGATGATTCAGCTTTTGGCTCGGACCTTGATGAATAGACTACACTCTTGATGAATGGACTACAACCCAAGTTACCAaacatcttttttgaaaatcaaataaattcgCAATgataagccaatgaaaattctgtTGTTGCCAttctccctccccctccccctaccAACTGAACATTTTCATTCAGtaatttactttttaaagagaattttagTGAGCGCCAGCATTGCCTAGGAAACTGTTTCCTTGGTTCCAGAAACGCTG containing:
- the LOC137988544 gene encoding zinc finger protein 862-like isoform X1; translation: MFMQNTDLIKLWMKFIGHLTGMNLNLRKILRYVEFEPNTYFTAFSVELKAASSPLWSFVNNACTALAVSCFEIPLEEVIPSQQLLRNICEDLIHIQAAICEIRAGRWVRNGSQIRSQARLYTECHFCNSMQDLDIFLLQVCARFLDPDVFIDVMIESFSLRHWFKFGVPVVSNPPSFNVDTEVSMVEGMLTLLVTLLSNRLHLGLTEKEILRQELVAQLCMWDKTHSQLVDLRFKPETIRVHADSPQHKLAIQLEMLQRGSEFQKQLDDKEKNKGKECKKIFEVVYWLAKEELPNRKLSSVLEMIKKIAGVDLKRQFPYSSKGIERELFLTLAQVFKEKIKEKIGNGLYGILTDEVTDISLTQQLVTFIQYYDSQSCTTTTSFLAISNTLKGNNLADAPQIKKVLLEQLQSVGLEVQTMRSFVSDGASVMTGARNGVAKLLKDENPLILSFHCLAHKLALACASSADTLDYIAHCELQLNQSWKLFDNSAKRTATYLKVQESTKNLTLNSAGRKQVAKKLKKACRTRWLSLDKSVEAVFTDFCAIIETLEQLKTEPTGSAADGLLKRMKKVKFIGIIYILHDVLPVLSQLSKRFQRGNVNFSHLLPAIKAAHAKLNRLKEDKECLKKLQNDLAQNGGLNLCGLTLSDNKMQELCSLMNRYIVALQDNINNRFEPTLPQVSAFSIFDIADLPNESDPGFEDYGQAEIKIITNHFYGTKEEEEKKMKSAKLLAQWENFKFEMFAWKKQVPQTLLQPNDRSPEDTNILTTTDWTLQRLLARRKTYQDT
- the LOC137988544 gene encoding zinc finger protein 862-like isoform X2; amino-acid sequence: MQDLDIFLLQVCARFLDPDVFIDVMIESFSLRHWFKFGVPVVSNPPSFNVDTEVSMVEGMLTLLVTLLSNRLHLGLTEKEILRQELVAQLCMWDKTHSQLVDLRFKPETIRVHADSPQHKLAIQLEMLQRGSEFQKQLDDKEKNKGKECKKIFEVVYWLAKEELPNRKLSSVLEMIKKIAGVDLKRQFPYSSKGIERELFLTLAQVFKEKIKEKIGNGLYGILTDEVTDISLTQQLVTFIQYYDSQSCTTTTSFLAISNTLKGNNLADAPQIKKVLLEQLQSVGLEVQTMRSFVSDGASVMTGARNGVAKLLKDENPLILSFHCLAHKLALACASSADTLDYIAHCELQLNQSWKLFDNSAKRTATYLKVQESTKNLTLNSAGRKQVAKKLKKACRTRWLSLDKSVEAVFTDFCAIIETLEQLKTEPTGSAADGLLKRMKKVKFIGIIYILHDVLPVLSQLSKRFQRGNVNFSHLLPAIKAAHAKLNRLKEDKECLKKLQNDLAQNGGLNLCGLTLSDNKMQELCSLMNRYIVALQDNINNRFEPTLPQVSAFSIFDIADLPNESDPGFEDYGQAEIKIITNHFYGTKEEEEKKMKSAKLLAQWENFKFEMFAWKKQVPQTLLQPNDRSPEDTNILTTTDWTLQRLLARRKTYQDT